One window from the genome of Corvus moneduloides isolate bCorMon1 chromosome 9, bCorMon1.pri, whole genome shotgun sequence encodes:
- the LOC116447805 gene encoding ankyrin-1-like isoform X2 has translation MEYLLSKGARTGAKDRKGRTALHRAAEKGHGGAVKVLLQGGASMHALDREGKTPLHWAAENNHSHILKMLLKEEARSCRNQHNFLHMAALRDESSLAKMLLEAGTSTEGKDERGQTALSYAVSQGSENTAKVLLEAGATVDSNMVERAFNSDHPSIFKILLEYSKDLSSDIKKTALFRAVQRNLHGVVAALVDRGTDINARNEIHYTPLLLACEMGKAESAQVLMEKGANLEIRTPAADTALHLAVRAGAASIADLLLRKGMDTNVRNQAEEAPLHIAALQNKGALVGLLVNAGAKTNTVTKDFATPLHIASQRGHADVARQLLHHKAHVNAQDKQAKSPLHLAAEQGDKTMAEMLLKARADPNAQDKEKKTPLHAAATRGHLSIVEVLLANKGRAGAKDMDGCTPLHYATMKGNIDIVKILLASEKNKNIDDRNIWRKTALHIAAEYGHGEVINLLLSHGAAINALDSSRDTALHCACRAGHLSAVSALLNCPRGEKASLLAVNSLRKTPLQVAEFNKTENQAQIVTLLRKKMLITK, from the coding sequence ATGGAATATTTGCTCAGCAAAGGTGCAAGGACAGGTGCGAAGGACAGGAAAGGGAGaacagccctgcacagggctgCTGAGAAAGGCCACGGAGGTGCAGTCAAGGTGCTTCTCCAAGGTGGTGCTTCCATGCACGCTCTGGACAGGGAAGGCAAGACACCACTTCACTGGGCTGCAGAGAATAACCACAGTCACATATTGAAAATGCTCCTGAAAGAAGAGGCAAGGAGTTGCAGGAACCAGCACAACTTTTTGCACATGGCAGCTCTTAGAGATGAGAGCAGCCTAGCCAAAATGCTTCTAGAGGCTGGTACCTCCACTGAAGGAAAGGATGAGAGAGGACAGACTGCTCTCAGTTACGCTGTTTCTCAGGGAtctgaaaacactgcaaaagTACTTCTAGAAGCTGGAGCCACTGTTGATTCCAACATGGTTGAAAGAGCCTTCAACAGCGACCACCCATCCATCTTCAAAATACTACTGGAATATTCTAAAGATCTGTCCTCTGATATAAAGAAGACAGCTCTTTTTAGAGCTGTACAGAGGAATCTGCATGGTGTTGTAGCAGCTTTAGTAGACAGAGGCACAGATATCAATGCCCGCAATGAAATTCATTACACCCCTTTGCTGCTGGCCTGTGAAATGGGCAAAGCAGAGTCAGCACAAGTTCTCATGGAAAAAGGGGCAAACTTGGAAATAAGGACtcctgctgcagacacagctctgcactTGGCAGTTCGGGCTGGGGCCGCTTCCATCGCAGATCTGCTCCTGCGCAAGGGGATGGACACAAACGTCAGGAACCAAGCCGAGGAAGCCCCGCTCCACATTGCTGCGCTCCAGAATAAGGGAGCATTGGTAGGCCTTTTAGTCAATGCTGGGGCCAAAACTAACACTGTCACTAAAGACTTTGCTACTCCCCTGCACATCGCAAGTCAGAGAGGTCACGCCGATGTTGCCCGACAGCTGCTGCACCACAAAGCTCACGTTAACGCTCAGGACAAGCAGGCAAAGTCCCCTTTACATTtggctgctgagcagggagacAAAACAATGGCAGAGATGCTCCTGAAGGCCAGAGCTGATCCCAACGCACAGGACAAGGAGAAGAAGACTCCCCTGCACGCTGCAGCCACAAGAGGACACCTCAGCATTGTGGAAGTGCTGTTGGCTAACAAAGGGAGAGCTGGAGCTAAGGACATGGATGGATGCACCCCGCTGCACTATGCCACCATGAAAGGAAACATAGACATCGTAAAAATTCTGCTGgcctcagaaaaaaataaaaatattgacgACAGAAACATTTGGAGGAAGACAGCCCTGCATATTGCAGCAGAGTATGGACATGGAGAGGTGATAAATCTCCTCCTGAGCCACGGTGCTGCCATCAACgccttggacagcagcagggacactgcCCTGCACTGCGCCTGCAGGGCCGGACACCTCAGTGCTGTGAGCGCCCTCCTCAACTGCCCACGAGGGGAAAAAGCAAGTTTGCTTGCTGTGAACAGCCTCAGAAAGACTCCACTGCAAGTAGCAGAATTTAATAAGACAGAAAATCAGGCTCAAATTGTAACCCtgttgagaaagaaaatgttaataacaaaatga
- the LOC116447805 gene encoding ankyrin-3-like isoform X1, producing the protein MNMHLSSLFTNPYAIEVLRTKKEELVQGINDPDQLLHWLIENGIFTPEKKLVLSFYRTRTEKNSRVLDILISQGERACRLFFYPCLKQVEPKLYSKIRKYVSEVNESIGDARRQLVGYLLEKDKVWVENSSEQRQGKKDRPVGKKHKGAIKKKGKVTPLSRATKPRKDHVAVDIFAAVAKGSLPELEKTLKDNDLSVLNRSSETLLHVAAANGHLSIMEYLLSKGARTGAKDRKGRTALHRAAEKGHGGAVKVLLQGGASMHALDREGKTPLHWAAENNHSHILKMLLKEEARSCRNQHNFLHMAALRDESSLAKMLLEAGTSTEGKDERGQTALSYAVSQGSENTAKVLLEAGATVDSNMVERAFNSDHPSIFKILLEYSKDLSSDIKKTALFRAVQRNLHGVVAALVDRGTDINARNEIHYTPLLLACEMGKAESAQVLMEKGANLEIRTPAADTALHLAVRAGAASIADLLLRKGMDTNVRNQAEEAPLHIAALQNKGALVGLLVNAGAKTNTVTKDFATPLHIASQRGHADVARQLLHHKAHVNAQDKQAKSPLHLAAEQGDKTMAEMLLKARADPNAQDKEKKTPLHAAATRGHLSIVEVLLANKGRAGAKDMDGCTPLHYATMKGNIDIVKILLASEKNKNIDDRNIWRKTALHIAAEYGHGEVINLLLSHGAAINALDSSRDTALHCACRAGHLSAVSALLNCPRGEKASLLAVNSLRKTPLQVAEFNKTENQAQIVTLLRKKMLITK; encoded by the coding sequence ATGAACATGCATTTAAGCAGCCTGTTTACAAATCCATACGCAATTGAAGTCCTAAGGACTAAAAAAGAAGAGCTCGTACAAGGCATAAATGACCCAGACCAGCTCCTGCACTGGCTGAtagaaaatggtatttttacCCCAGAAAAAAAGCTGGTCCTGAGTTTCTACAGGACACGAACAGAAAAGAACTCTCGGGTTTTAGACATACTCATTTCTCAAGGTGAACGAGCCTGCAGGCTCTTTTTTTATCCATGTTTAAAGCAAGTGGAGCCAAAACTTTACAGCAAGATAAGAAAATACGTTAGTGAAGTAAACGAAAGCATTGGAGATGCCAGAAGACAATTGGTTGGGTATTTACTTGAAAAAGATAAGGTTTGGGTTGAAAATAGCAGTGAACAGcgccaggggaaaaaagacagaCCTGTGGGAAAAAAGCATAAAGGGGCAAttaagaagaaaggaaaagtaactCCACTTTCAAGGGCAACAAAACCTAGAAAAGATCATGTTGCTGTCGATATCTTTGCTGCAGTTGCTAAAGGCTCCCTGCCTGAGTTagagaaaacactgaaggaTAATGATCTCAGTGTGCTAAACCGTTCCAGTGAAACACTTTTGCATGTTGCAGCTGCCAATGGCCATCTATCCATCATGGAATATTTGCTCAGCAAAGGTGCAAGGACAGGTGCGAAGGACAGGAAAGGGAGaacagccctgcacagggctgCTGAGAAAGGCCACGGAGGTGCAGTCAAGGTGCTTCTCCAAGGTGGTGCTTCCATGCACGCTCTGGACAGGGAAGGCAAGACACCACTTCACTGGGCTGCAGAGAATAACCACAGTCACATATTGAAAATGCTCCTGAAAGAAGAGGCAAGGAGTTGCAGGAACCAGCACAACTTTTTGCACATGGCAGCTCTTAGAGATGAGAGCAGCCTAGCCAAAATGCTTCTAGAGGCTGGTACCTCCACTGAAGGAAAGGATGAGAGAGGACAGACTGCTCTCAGTTACGCTGTTTCTCAGGGAtctgaaaacactgcaaaagTACTTCTAGAAGCTGGAGCCACTGTTGATTCCAACATGGTTGAAAGAGCCTTCAACAGCGACCACCCATCCATCTTCAAAATACTACTGGAATATTCTAAAGATCTGTCCTCTGATATAAAGAAGACAGCTCTTTTTAGAGCTGTACAGAGGAATCTGCATGGTGTTGTAGCAGCTTTAGTAGACAGAGGCACAGATATCAATGCCCGCAATGAAATTCATTACACCCCTTTGCTGCTGGCCTGTGAAATGGGCAAAGCAGAGTCAGCACAAGTTCTCATGGAAAAAGGGGCAAACTTGGAAATAAGGACtcctgctgcagacacagctctgcactTGGCAGTTCGGGCTGGGGCCGCTTCCATCGCAGATCTGCTCCTGCGCAAGGGGATGGACACAAACGTCAGGAACCAAGCCGAGGAAGCCCCGCTCCACATTGCTGCGCTCCAGAATAAGGGAGCATTGGTAGGCCTTTTAGTCAATGCTGGGGCCAAAACTAACACTGTCACTAAAGACTTTGCTACTCCCCTGCACATCGCAAGTCAGAGAGGTCACGCCGATGTTGCCCGACAGCTGCTGCACCACAAAGCTCACGTTAACGCTCAGGACAAGCAGGCAAAGTCCCCTTTACATTtggctgctgagcagggagacAAAACAATGGCAGAGATGCTCCTGAAGGCCAGAGCTGATCCCAACGCACAGGACAAGGAGAAGAAGACTCCCCTGCACGCTGCAGCCACAAGAGGACACCTCAGCATTGTGGAAGTGCTGTTGGCTAACAAAGGGAGAGCTGGAGCTAAGGACATGGATGGATGCACCCCGCTGCACTATGCCACCATGAAAGGAAACATAGACATCGTAAAAATTCTGCTGgcctcagaaaaaaataaaaatattgacgACAGAAACATTTGGAGGAAGACAGCCCTGCATATTGCAGCAGAGTATGGACATGGAGAGGTGATAAATCTCCTCCTGAGCCACGGTGCTGCCATCAACgccttggacagcagcagggacactgcCCTGCACTGCGCCTGCAGGGCCGGACACCTCAGTGCTGTGAGCGCCCTCCTCAACTGCCCACGAGGGGAAAAAGCAAGTTTGCTTGCTGTGAACAGCCTCAGAAAGACTCCACTGCAAGTAGCAGAATTTAATAAGACAGAAAATCAGGCTCAAATTGTAACCCtgttgagaaagaaaatgttaataacaaaatga